A window of the Sabethes cyaneus chromosome 1, idSabCyanKW18_F2, whole genome shotgun sequence genome harbors these coding sequences:
- the LOC128746424 gene encoding peroxidase, with the protein MIAKTNKTIQETAKNEQNVENGVRKKKNGTDKRLGRETSAMSFGGHLRCRVAILVSYPYRNKPFIKDRDRLILLSKWTIYRLGFMNDLSGGPHNLHKWTVTVSVWLLAIIAPVVVVNSQFLSFDQHGNDCALYVGGPGKSSAFDYNINLFRGTLSPLHTESNTCISYDAINQAYLDARKRIRVSQPKGDWKTEDIATVGELLLDISIQLARTYGLSYEEIEKGLPSIDTSKTLIREVCPAFLSGVECRPGKYRRVDGLCNNLKHPTWGAAMTPFQRLIGPLYADGINAPRISVTGNELPLSRVVSRTIHPDEGYHDHAGTVFVIAWGQFMDHDFTLTGTPLDPINKNDPEECCKRPPHLKHPYCNEIRVPDDDYFYRLFNVKCIDFVRGFPSPRAGCRLGSRQQFNTLTSVIDGNTIYGVNEKFTRKLRTGYNGLLRMNPVFAEYGLKDLLPLKLDIPDEGCTRPNKSMFCFEAGEIRVNEQLVLTCMHTLLAREHNRIATELGRINPHWDDETLFQETRRINIAIIQHITYNEFLPILLGKEVMEKFGLLTPKEGYWDGYDETVNPAIIDAFAAAAFRFGHSLLPTAVERWSKAHKFIASKRLSDLIRRPYDLYRAGVYDEYLMGLMNQVAQAMDDSITQEVTNHLFKKEGARFGMDLVSFNMQRGREFGVPGYMEFRKFCGLPTADTFQELFGSMPNETVRRYESIFEHPSDVDLWSGGVSERSLPGSMLGPTFACVIATQFSYVRRGDRFWYELPNQPSSFTPEQLQEVRKAKLARLICDNTDLIDTVQIYPMVLPDHEINPRVPCKSGILPSIDLTKWADFGQESHSPHQYQFLNDIPENIGFKK; encoded by the exons atgATAGCAAAAACCAATAAAACGATACAGGAAACGGCAAAAAACGAACAAAACGTGGAAAACGgggttagaaaaaagaaaaacggaacagataaGAG GTTAGGTCGGGAGACCTCGGCAATGTCGTTCGGAGGGCATCTCCGATGCCGGGTTGCGATTCTAGTTAGCTATCCCTACCGTAATAAGCCATTCATCAAGGACCGCGATCGATTAATTTTATTATCTAAATGGACCATCTATCGGTTGGGGTTCATGAACGACCTAAGCGGCGGTCCACATAATTTGCATAAGTGGACAGTCACCGTCTCCGTCTG GTTACTGGCCATAATTGCACCAGTAGTGGTAGTTAATTCACAATTCCTTAGCTTCGATCAGCATGGTAACGACTGTGCGCTCTATGTGGGCGGCCCCGGCAAATCGTCCGCCTTCGACTACAATATAAATCTGTTCCGTGGAACGTT ATCTCCACTGCACACAGAGTCGAACACATGCATCTCGTACGATGCCATCAATCAGGCCTACTTGGATGCGCGAAAGCGCATCCGGGTGTCGCAGCCAAAGGGTGACTGGAAGACGGAGGACATCGCCACCGTCGGTGAGCTGTTGCTGGACATTTCCATTCAGCTTGCCCGGACGTATGGTCTTTCGTACGAAGAAATCGAGAAGGGCCTACCGTCGATCGACACTTCCAAGACGCTCATTCGGGAGGTTTGTCCCGCTTTCCTGTCCGGAGTGGAATGTCGGCCGGGCAAGTACCGTCGCGTTGATGGTCTGTGCAACAATCTGAAACACCCGACCTGGGGAGCAGCGATGACACCTTTCCAGCGGTTGATCGGTCCGCTGTATGCCGACGGCATTAACGCCCCACGGATCTCGGTTACCGGCAACGAGCTGCCGCTGTCACGTGTCGTTTCACGAACCATTCACCCCGACGAGGGTTATCACGATCACGCCGGTACGGTGTTTGTCATTGCGTGGGGACAGTTTATGGATCACGACTTCACGCTAACCGGAACTCCGCTGGATCCCATCAACAAAAACGATCCGGAGGAGTGCTGCAAGCGACCGCCGCACCTGAAACACCCGTACTGCAATGAAATCCGCGTTCCCGACGATGACTATTTCTATCGGTTGTTCAACGTCAAATGCATCGACTTTGTGCGTGGTTTCCCGTCGCCTCGCGCCGGCTGTCGCCTCGGATCTCGGCAGCAGTTCAACACCCTAACGTCCGTCATCGACGGAAACACAATCTACGGGGTGAATGAGAAGTTTACCCGCAAACTGCGCACCGGTTACAATGGTCTGCTTCGTATGAATCCCGTTTTCGCCGAGTACGGCCTTAAGGATCTGCTCCCGCTTAAGCTGGACATCCCGGATGAGGGTTGCACTCGTCCGAACAAGAGCATGTTCTGCTTCGAAGCCGGTGAAATCCGCGTCAACGAACAGCTGGTGCTGACCTGCATGCACACGCTGCTAGCGCGCGAACACAACCGCATCGCCACCGAGTTGGGTCGCATCAATCCACACTGGGACGACGAAACGCTGTTCCAGGAAACCCGCCGCATTAACATCGCCATCATTCAGCACATAACCTACAACGAGTTTCTGCCGATTCTGCTCGGCAAGGAGGTTATGGAGAAGTTCGGTCTGCTCACGCCGAAGGAGGGCTACTGGGATGGGTACGATGAAACGGTCAATCCGGCCATTATCGACGCTTTCGCAGCGGCTGCCTTCCGCTTCGGTCACTCGCTGCTGCCGACGGCCGTCGAACGGTGGTCCAAGGCGCACAAATTCATCGCTTCCAAGCGACTTTCCGATCTGATCCGTCGGCCGTACGATCTGTATCGGGCCGGCGTCTACGACGAGTACCTGATGGGACTGATGAATCAGGTTGCCCAAGCGATGGACGATTCCATCACGCAGGAAGTGACCAATCATCTGTTCAAGAAGGAGGGAGCCCGCTTCGGTATGGATCTGGTTTCGTTCAACATGCAGCGCGGCCGGGAGTTTGGCGTTCCCGGCTACATGGAGTTTAGGAAGTTCTGCGGTCTGCCGACGGCAGACACCTTCCAGGAGCTGTTCGGATCGATGCCGAACGAAACCGTTCGACGATACGAGAGCATATTTGA GCATCCTTCGGATGTTGATCTCTGGTCCGGTGGGGTGTCCGAGCGCTCGCTGCCCGGTTCGATGCTGGGACCGACCTTCGCGTGCGTCATCGCTACCCAGTTCAGCTACGTGCGCCGTGGAGATCGATTCTGGTACGAGCTGCCGAATCAGCCCTCGTCATTCACCCCCGAACAGCTGCAGGAGGTTCGAAAGGCCAAACTGGCACGGTTGATCTGCGACAACACCGATCTGATCGACACCGTCCAGATCTACCCGATGGTGTTGCCGGACCATGAAAT CAATCCAAGAGTGCCATGCAAGAGTGGAATCCTTCCATCGATCGATCTGACCAAATGGGCTGACTTTGGTCAAGAAAGCCATTCACCTCATCAATAT CAATTCCTCAATGACATACCGGAAAACATCGGTTTCAAGAAGTAA